A stretch of the Terriglobales bacterium genome encodes the following:
- a CDS encoding SDR family oxidoreductase: MREEVGGRVVVITGASSGIGRATALRFARAGDSVVVSARRKNLLKDLVEECEALGTEALAVESDVSDHNSVEKLAKAAIKRFGRIDVWINNAGVGAVGKFDEIPIEEHQRLIETNVNGTLNGSQVALHRFKEQGSGVLINISSVLGKITQPYMSSYSASKHAIRALSGCIRQELWLDDYEDIHVCTVFPQSVDTPFFEHEANYSGFEVKPAPPIETPEKAAEIIFNLAENPQDEAHVGKMGKWMGIQQKLSRPVTEKEMALMTDRKHFDKSKKVDAHSGTLWNPSKSEKGEIHGGWKNGSKMKKPLSAAAMAVPALVGLYVVLKNRKSSQLERVA, from the coding sequence ATGAGAGAAGAGGTAGGCGGCAGAGTGGTGGTAATAACCGGTGCGTCCAGCGGCATTGGACGCGCAACAGCACTTCGTTTTGCACGTGCGGGCGACAGCGTAGTCGTTTCGGCCCGGCGCAAGAATCTGTTGAAGGATCTAGTCGAGGAATGCGAGGCACTGGGCACGGAAGCGCTTGCGGTCGAGAGCGACGTGAGCGATCACAATTCGGTCGAGAAACTTGCCAAGGCTGCCATCAAGAGATTCGGGCGCATCGATGTCTGGATCAACAACGCCGGCGTCGGCGCAGTCGGCAAATTCGACGAGATTCCGATCGAGGAACACCAGCGCCTGATTGAGACCAACGTCAACGGAACGCTGAACGGCTCGCAGGTTGCATTGCACCGGTTCAAAGAACAAGGCAGCGGAGTGCTGATCAATATTTCGTCCGTACTGGGCAAGATCACCCAGCCTTACATGAGCTCGTACTCGGCTTCCAAGCACGCCATTCGCGCGCTCTCAGGATGCATCCGGCAGGAACTCTGGCTCGACGATTACGAAGACATCCATGTGTGCACGGTCTTCCCGCAATCGGTGGACACGCCATTCTTCGAGCACGAAGCGAACTACAGCGGTTTCGAAGTAAAGCCCGCTCCGCCCATTGAAACACCCGAAAAAGCCGCCGAGATTATCTTCAACCTGGCCGAGAACCCGCAGGACGAAGCTCACGTCGGCAAGATGGGCAAGTGGATGGGGATACAGCAGAAGCTGTCACGACCGGTGACCGAGAAGGAAATGGCGTTGATGACCGACCGGAAGCACTTCGATAAATCGAAGAAAGTCGACGCCCACTCGGGTACCCTCTGGAACCCATCGAAATCGGAAAAGGGCGAAATTCACGGTGGCTGGAAGAATGGCTCCAAGATGAAAAAGCCGTTGAGTGCCGCGGCGATGGCCGTTCCGGCGCTCGTTGGACTTTACGTCGTGCTGAAAAATCGGAAGTCGTCCCAATTGGAGCGTGTAGCTTAA
- a CDS encoding Xaa-Pro peptidase family protein: MRKTLIAVLLLASTFCLALERQPNADYRARRVALSKLAGDHGMFLVFAGTESEGPNAVYGFRQNEDFYYLTGIIEPGGVLLVAPAVEAKGEDAARAYSEVLFLPVRNAVEEKWTGIKPGPADPDIRERTGVDRVAALDRMRDELIKIAPQGQTTVFVNKSAETDAAAEWLQRTNSFPGFTRFEDGSDKIAEIRSIKDAGELALLKKAADATAAAHLAAMKAMKPGVTEHEIGALMTYEYARRGCERPAYAPIVGSGFNSTVLHYSAGPRVIKDGDIVVIDVGGEYSMYANDTTRTIPANGKFTARQREIYNVVLGAAQAAIAAFKSGESTLDRQKGKSLHLVAYDYINTHGKDLKGKPLGKYFIHGLGHRVGLNVHDPGPTSKPLGPGEVFTIEPGIYIPEENLGVRIEDTFYVDENGKLINLTGSLPKTADEIERAMQK, from the coding sequence GTGCGCAAGACACTGATCGCTGTTCTCCTGCTGGCCTCGACATTTTGCCTCGCTCTCGAACGTCAACCGAACGCCGATTACCGTGCCCGGCGGGTCGCCTTGTCCAAACTGGCCGGCGATCATGGGATGTTTCTGGTTTTTGCAGGCACGGAGTCGGAAGGCCCGAACGCGGTATATGGCTTTCGCCAGAACGAAGACTTCTATTACCTGACCGGCATCATCGAACCAGGCGGCGTGCTGCTGGTGGCTCCCGCGGTGGAAGCGAAGGGCGAAGACGCCGCTCGCGCCTATTCCGAAGTCCTCTTCCTTCCAGTTCGAAATGCGGTGGAAGAGAAATGGACGGGCATAAAGCCCGGCCCGGCCGATCCGGACATTCGCGAGCGCACCGGTGTGGATCGCGTGGCGGCACTCGACCGCATGCGCGATGAATTGATCAAGATTGCTCCGCAGGGACAAACAACGGTGTTCGTAAATAAGAGTGCTGAAACCGATGCGGCTGCAGAATGGCTGCAACGGACCAACTCGTTTCCCGGTTTCACAAGGTTCGAGGATGGCAGCGACAAGATCGCAGAGATACGCAGCATCAAAGACGCCGGCGAGTTGGCGCTGCTGAAGAAGGCAGCCGACGCAACCGCTGCGGCCCATCTTGCGGCGATGAAGGCGATGAAGCCCGGCGTCACCGAGCACGAGATAGGCGCCCTGATGACGTACGAATACGCCCGTCGTGGCTGTGAGCGCCCCGCATATGCCCCGATTGTAGGCAGCGGGTTCAACTCGACCGTTCTGCACTACTCAGCCGGTCCGAGGGTCATCAAGGACGGAGATATTGTGGTGATCGATGTGGGCGGCGAATATTCCATGTACGCCAACGACACCACGCGCACGATTCCGGCGAACGGCAAATTCACGGCTCGCCAACGAGAGATCTACAACGTGGTGCTTGGGGCAGCGCAAGCTGCTATCGCGGCGTTTAAATCGGGAGAATCTACGCTTGACCGTCAGAAGGGCAAGTCGCTGCACCTTGTCGCTTACGATTACATCAACACGCACGGTAAGGACTTGAAGGGAAAGCCACTTGGAAAGTACTTCATTCACGGACTCGGCCATCGCGTAGGACTGAATGTCCACGACCCGGGTCCCACGAGCAAGCCGCTCGGCCCGGGAGAAGTTTTTACGATCGAACCAGGCATTTACATTCCTGAAGAAAATCTTGGAGTTCGAATCGAGGACACGTTCTACGTGGACGAGAACGGAAAGTTGATCAACTTGACCGGCAGTCTGCCGAAGACCGCAGACGAAATTGAGCGAGCTATGCAGAAATAA
- a CDS encoding MqnA/MqnD/SBP family protein, with protein MVTSSASSKVQEISVAHSPDSDDAFMFYGLATNKVRVPGLKFNHTLCDIETLNRKAMEGVYDVTAISFHAYPYLQDKYALMTCGGSVGDGYGPMIVSTRSFSIHEIKQIKIAVPGTLTTAYLALKLFAPGIETEVVPFDQIIPEVVAGKYEAGLIIHEGQLTYAKSGLHRIIDLGKWWRDITGLPLPLGGNAIRRELGPEVIHNVSVALKDSIQYALDHRDEALQYAMQFARDLDTASADKFVGMYVNERTVDYGSDGREAVRRLLDMGHKAGIIAHAAKVDWME; from the coding sequence ATGGTTACAAGCAGTGCTTCGTCTAAAGTGCAAGAAATAAGTGTTGCGCACAGTCCGGATTCGGATGACGCGTTCATGTTTTACGGTCTCGCGACCAACAAAGTCCGTGTTCCGGGCCTGAAGTTCAACCACACGCTCTGCGATATCGAGACGCTGAACCGGAAAGCGATGGAAGGTGTTTACGACGTCACCGCAATCTCGTTCCACGCTTATCCCTACCTGCAGGACAAGTATGCGCTGATGACCTGCGGCGGCAGCGTTGGTGACGGCTATGGCCCGATGATCGTTTCGACACGGAGCTTCTCGATCCACGAAATTAAGCAGATCAAGATCGCGGTGCCCGGAACACTGACGACGGCATACTTGGCGTTAAAGCTGTTTGCCCCGGGAATCGAAACGGAAGTTGTTCCCTTCGACCAGATTATCCCGGAAGTGGTGGCCGGCAAGTACGAAGCGGGCCTGATTATCCATGAAGGTCAGTTGACGTACGCGAAGTCGGGCCTGCACCGGATCATCGACCTTGGCAAGTGGTGGCGCGACATTACGGGTCTTCCTCTTCCGCTGGGCGGTAATGCGATCCGCCGCGAGTTGGGGCCTGAGGTTATCCATAACGTCTCGGTGGCGCTGAAAGACAGCATTCAATATGCGCTGGATCACCGCGATGAAGCCCTTCAGTACGCTATGCAGTTCGCCCGCGACCTGGACACGGCCTCAGCGGACAAGTTCGTCGGCATGTACGTCAACGAGCGTACCGTCGATTACGGCAGCGACGGGCGCGAAGCGGTGCGCCGTCTGCTCGACATGGGTCACAAGGCCGGCATCATCGCGCATGCGGCGAAAGTGGACTGGATGGAATAA
- a CDS encoding biotin transporter BioY, producing the protein MQNSAVQAVKARTVSLPFQVLLVVGATLLMAILARFSMPLPFTPVVLTLSNLGVLFIGLALGSRRAAASMLLYLGAGAMGLPVFSNGGPGGVAQILGPTGGYLMAYPLAAFVAGWIAERGTHSVSRFAIAAVLGEMVLFAGGISWLIALGANFVQATNWGVYPFVFGEVSKIMVAVGASLHLHRSNKFQGFIS; encoded by the coding sequence ATGCAAAATTCTGCAGTGCAGGCAGTCAAAGCTCGGACAGTCTCTTTGCCGTTCCAGGTGTTGCTGGTGGTTGGTGCCACGCTATTGATGGCGATCCTGGCACGATTCTCCATGCCGCTTCCGTTCACGCCGGTCGTTCTCACGCTCTCGAACCTGGGCGTCCTCTTCATCGGATTGGCACTGGGAAGCCGCCGGGCGGCAGCTTCGATGTTGCTGTACCTGGGCGCTGGGGCCATGGGCCTCCCGGTCTTCAGCAATGGCGGACCTGGTGGCGTGGCGCAGATCCTGGGTCCGACGGGCGGCTACCTGATGGCCTATCCGCTGGCCGCGTTTGTGGCCGGTTGGATTGCGGAGCGCGGGACGCACAGCGTTTCCCGTTTTGCAATTGCCGCAGTACTGGGTGAGATGGTTCTGTTCGCAGGTGGCATTAGCTGGCTGATCGCACTCGGTGCGAATTTTGTCCAGGCGACGAATTGGGGTGTTTACCCGTTTGTATTCGGAGAAGTAAGCAAGATCATGGTAGCGGTAGGCGCCTCCTTGCATCTGCATCGTTCCAACAAATTTCAGGGCTTCATAAGCTAA